A region from the Panicum hallii strain FIL2 chromosome 1, PHallii_v3.1, whole genome shotgun sequence genome encodes:
- the LOC112879057 gene encoding 7-deoxyloganetin glucosyltransferase-like, protein MDPCSYEETKSTECKVVGQVKRKGGWTSQKTQAQMSAAATPPVTGEKPHAVCLPFPAQGHITPMLKLAKVLHARGFHVTFVNTEYNRRRLVRSQGAAAVAGLPGFRFATIPDGLPTSDADATQDPAAISHATMHHCPPHFRALLAGLGAVACVVADNLMSFSVDAARELGVPCALFWTASACGYMGYRNFRLLIDRGIIPLKDEAQLTNGFMDMPVDWAPGMSKHMRLKDFPSFLRTTDPNDVLLTFQLHEVERSESAAAVILNSFDELERPALDAMRAIIPAVYTIGPLASVAEQVVPAGGPLDAIICSLWREDPACLAWLDGREPRSVVYVNYGSVTVMSGEELAEFAWGLAGSGHDFLWVVRPDVVRGGTASAEAALPPGFAEATRGRGLLASWCDQEAVLRHEAVGLFLTHSGWNSTVESLAAGVPMLCWPFFAEQQTNCRYKCAEWGVAAEVGGDVRREAVGARIREAMRGDGKGREMARRAAGWKEAAARATVESLANLGSLIDDVLLSGTSRRRTLSLS, encoded by the exons ATGGACCCTTGCTCCTACGAGGAGACAAAATCTACTGAGTGCAAGGTGGTTGGACAAGTCAAAAGGAAAGGTGGTTGGACAAGTCAAAAG ACGCAAGCGCAGATGAGCGCCGCCGCTACTCCTCCGGTCACCGGCGAGAAGCCCCACGCGGTGTGCCTGCCGTTCCCGGCACAGGGCCACATCACGCCGATGCTGAAGCTGGCCAAGGTCCTCCACGCCAGGGGCTTCCACGTCACCTTCGTCAACACCGAGtacaaccgccgccgcctcgtccgctcccagggcgccgccgccgtcgcgggcCTCCCGGGCTTCCGCTTCGCCACCATCCCGGACGGCCTGCCGACGTCCGACGCCGACGCCACGCAGGACCCGGCGGCCATCAGCCACGCCACCATGCACCACTGCCCGCCTCACTTCAGGGCCCTGCTCGCCGGGCTCGGCGCCGTGGCGTGCGTCGTGGCGGACAACCTGATGAGCTTCAGTGTGGACGCCGCGAGGGAGCtcggcgtgccgtgcgcgctgTTCTGGACGGCCAGCGCCTGCGGCTACATGGGCTACCGCAACTTCCGCCTCCTCATCGACCGGGGAATCATCCCGCTCAAAG ACGAAGCTCAGCTGACGAACGGGTTCATGGACATGCCGGTGGACTGGGCGCCCGGCATGAGCAAGCACATGCGGCTCAAGGACTTCCCGAGCTTCCTCCGCACCACGGACCCCAACGACGTCCTGCTCACGTTCCAGCTACACGAGGTGGAGCGCTCCGAGTCCGCGGCCGCCGTCATCCTCAACAGCTTCGACGAGCTGGAGCGGCCGGCGCTCGACGCCATGCGCGCCATCATCCCGGCCGTGTACACGATCGGCCCGCTCGCGTCCGTCGCCGAGCAGGTCGTCCCCGCCGGAGGCCCTCTCGACGCGATCATCTGCAGCCTGTGGCGAGAGGACCCCGCCTGCCTCGCGTGGCTGGACGGCAGGGAGCCCCGGTCGGTGGTGTACGTGAACTACGGCAGCGTGACGGTGATGAGCGGCGAGGAGCTGGCGGAGTTCGCGTGGGGGCTGGCCGGCAGCGGCCACGACTTCCTGTGGGTCGTCCGGCCGGACGTGGTGAGGGGCGGCACCGCctcggcggaggcggcgctgcCGCCGGGGTTCGCCGAGGCGACGCGGGGCAGGGGCCTGCTGGCGAGCTGGTGCGACCAGGAGGCCGTGCTGCGGCACGAGGCGGTGGGGCTGTTCCTGACGCACAGCGGGTGGAACTCGACCGTGGAGAGCCTGGCCGCCGGCGTGCCGATGCTGTGCTGGCCCTTCTTCGCGGAGCAGCAGACCAACTGCCGGTACAAGTGCGCCGAGTGGGGcgtggcggcggaggtcggCGGCGACGTGAGGAGGGAGGCCGTGGGGGCGAGGATACGGGAGGCGATGCGCGGGGACGGGAAGGGGAGGGAGATGgcgcgccgggcggcggggtgGAAGGAGGCCGCCGCTCGGGCGACGGTGGAGTCGCTCGCGAACCTTGGCTCGCTGATCGACGACGTGCTGCTCTCCGGCACGAGCCGGCGGCGTACGCTTTCGCTTTCATGA
- the LOC112879185 gene encoding 7-deoxyloganetin glucosyltransferase-like: MANGTVPAGGDKQQPHVVCVPFPAQGHVTPMVKLAKALHCKGFHVTFVNTEYNHRRLVRSRGPAAVAGLPGFRFATIPDGLPASDADATQDPASLCDSTMRTCAPHLKRLIEQLSSPGSGVPPVTCVVADNVMSFSLDAAREASVPCALFWTASACGYMGYRHFRFLMDEGLAPLKDEEQLRNGYLDMPVGLARGMSRHMRLRDFPTFIYTMQRGDILLDFMMREVARADAADAVILNTFDELEPAALDAMRAILPPPVYTIGPLGLLLERLAAAPGAAALATVRASLWKEDDACVRWLDGRPARSVVYVNYGCITTMSNEELVEFAWGLAGSGYDFLWIVRPDLVKGETAVLPAEFVESTRGRCLLASWCEQEAVLRHEAVGVFLTHSGWNSMTESLCAGVPMLCWPFFAEQQTNCRYACTEWGVGVEVAGGVRREALEARIKEAMAGDKGREMRRRAEEWKEAAVRATQPGGRALTNLEDLIHDVLLPSKSS, translated from the exons ATGGCCAACGGCACCGTCCCTGCCGGCGGCGACAAGCAGCAACCGCACGTCGTGTGCGTCCCGTTCCCGGCGCAGGGCCACGTCACGCCAATGGTGAAGCTGGCCAAGGCGCTCCACTGCAAGGGCTTCCACGTCACCTTCGTCAACACCGAGTACAACCACCGCCGCCTCGTCCGCTCCCGGggccccgccgccgtcgcgggCCTCCCGGGCTTCCGCTTCGCCACCATCCCGGACGGGCTGCCGGCGTCCGACGCCGACGCCACGCAGGACCCGGCCTCGCTCTGCGACTCCACCATGAGGACCTGCGCGCCGCACCTGAAGCGCCTGATCGAGCAGCTCAGCAGCCCTGGCAGCGGGGTGCCGCCCGTGACGTGCGTCGTGGCCGACAACGTCATGAGCTTCAGCTTGGACGCCGCCAGGGAGGCCAGCGTGCCGTGCGCGCTCTTCTGGACCGCCAGCGCCTGCGGGTACATGGGCTACCGCCACTTCCGGTTCCTCATGGACGAAGGCCTTGCGCCGCTCAAAG ATGAAGAGCAGCTGAGGAATGGGTACCTGGACATGCCGGTGGGGTTGGCGCGCGGGATGAGCAGGCACATGCGGCTCAGGGACTTCCCGACCTTCATCTACACGATGCAGCGCGGTGACATCCTGCTGGACTTCATGATGCGCGAGGTGGCGCGGGCGGACGCGGCGGATGCCGTCATCCTCAACACCTTCGACGAGCTCGAGCCGGCGGCGCTCGACGCCATGCGCGCCATCCTCCCGCCGCCCGTCTACACCAtcggcccgctcggcctcctcctggagcgcctggccgccgcccccggcgccgccgcgctcgccacGGTCCGCGCCAGCCTCTGGAAGGAGGACGACGCCTGCGTCCGGTGGCTGGACGGCAGGCCGGCTCGGTCCGTGGTGTACGTGAACTACGGGTGCATCACCACCATGTCCAATGAGGAGCTGGTGGAGTTCGCGTGGGGCCTAGCGGGCAGCGGCTACGACTTCCTGTGGATCGTCCGGCCGGACCTCGTGAAGGGCGAGACCGCCGTGCTGCCCGCGGAGTTCGTGGAGTCCACCCGGGGGCGGTGCCTCCTGGCGAGCTGGTGCGAGCAGGAGGCCGTGCTGCGGCACGAGGCGGTCGGGGTGTTCCTGACGCACAGCGGGTGGAACTCGATGACGGAGAGCCTCTGCGCGGGGGTGCCGATGCTGTGCTGGCCCTTCTTCGCGGAGCAGCAGACCAACTGCCGGTACGCGTGCACCGAGTGGGGCGTGGGGgtcgaggtcgccggcggcgtgcggcgggaGGCGCTGGAGGCAAGGATCAAGGAGGCGATGGCCGGCGACAAGGGGAGGGAGATGAGGCGGAGGGCGGAGGAGTGGAAGGAGGCCGCCGTCCGGGCGACGCAGCCCGGCGGCAGGGCGTTGACCAACCTGGAGGATCTGATCCATGACGTCCTCCTGCCCAGTAAGAGCTCTTAG